One genomic segment of Flavobacteriaceae bacterium includes these proteins:
- a CDS encoding amidohydrolase family protein: MTTLLKSAIIIDALSPYHKQQKDILIADGFIKKITNTIPSKKEYILVEKPNLHVSCGWFDTSVSFGEPGFEERETIKNGLQVAAKSGFTAVAVNANTFPVTDHKSAVEFLISNSTAGNVEVFPIGALTKGSKGDEMAELYDMQQSGAIAFGDYSKGIASDNLLKISLLYARNFDGLVISFPKNNSIAGEGIANEGINSTRLGIKGIPSLSEHLQIARDLYLLEYTDGKLHIPTISTAKSVALIREARKKGLQISCSVTPHHLCLTDAMLEGFDSNAKVSPPLRTEADTKALVKGLQDGTIDMIASDHNPVDIENKKCEFSLALDGTIGLESLFGTVNSVLDLETAIEKITTGPRAVFGIAIPEIKENTKANLTLFNPNGETAFSEDNILSTSKNSVFLGKQLKGSVYGIYAKNQLILNS; this comes from the coding sequence ATGACTACGCTCTTAAAGTCGGCTATCATTATAGATGCTTTAAGCCCTTATCACAAGCAGCAGAAAGATATTTTAATTGCAGATGGTTTTATAAAAAAAATAACAAATACAATCCCCTCAAAAAAAGAATATATTCTGGTTGAGAAACCTAATTTACACGTTTCCTGCGGTTGGTTTGATACAAGCGTATCTTTTGGTGAACCCGGTTTTGAAGAAAGAGAAACGATAAAAAACGGCTTACAAGTAGCTGCCAAAAGCGGCTTTACCGCAGTAGCCGTTAATGCAAATACTTTTCCTGTTACAGATCATAAATCTGCCGTTGAATTTTTAATTAGCAATAGCACCGCCGGTAACGTAGAAGTATTTCCCATAGGAGCCCTTACAAAAGGCAGCAAAGGAGATGAAATGGCCGAATTATATGACATGCAACAATCCGGAGCTATTGCTTTCGGAGATTATAGTAAAGGTATTGCTAGTGACAATTTATTAAAAATATCCCTGTTATATGCCCGGAATTTTGACGGATTAGTGATCAGTTTTCCAAAAAATAATTCCATTGCAGGAGAAGGGATTGCAAATGAAGGAATCAATAGTACAAGACTGGGTATAAAAGGAATTCCTTCACTGTCGGAGCACCTTCAAATAGCAAGAGATTTGTATTTATTGGAGTATACAGACGGAAAATTGCATATTCCTACGATTTCTACGGCAAAATCGGTAGCGTTAATAAGAGAAGCCAGGAAAAAAGGATTACAGATAAGCTGTAGTGTAACCCCCCACCATCTCTGTCTAACCGATGCCATGCTGGAAGGATTTGACAGCAATGCAAAAGTAAGTCCTCCGCTCCGTACGGAAGCCGATACAAAAGCACTCGTCAAAGGCTTGCAAGATGGTACCATTGATATGATTGCTTCGGATCACAATCCTGTTGATATAGAAAATAAAAAATGTGAATTTAGCCTGGCACTGGACGGAACCATTGGATTAGAAAGCCTGTTTGGTACTGTAAATTCAGTACTCGACTTGGAAACTGCTATTGAAAAAATAACTACGGGCCCCAGAGCTGTTTTTGGAATAGCCATTCCGGAGATCAAAGAAAACACCAAAGCAAATCTTACACTGTTCAACCCGAACGGAGAAACGGCTTTCTCCGAAGACAATATACTATCCACATCAAAAAACAGTGTTTTTTTAGGGAAACAGTTAAAAGGCAGTGTTTATGGTATCTATGCTAAAAACCAACTTATATTAAATTCATGA
- a CDS encoding TIGR02757 family protein, which produces MNTSELKAFLDEKVALYHNPTFIDSDPIQIPHLFSKKEDIEIAGFLTAIISWGNRKMIIKSASKIMRLLDNTPYDFVINHSEKDITHLESFVHRTFNTTDLQYFIKSLRNVYKKYQGLENAFSIKDNTTDYKTSISKFKRLFFELPHPKRTQKHISDPEKNSAAKRINMFLRWMVRDASMGVDLGLWKTHSSSQLSCPLDVHSGNVARKLTILHRKQNDWKAVSELDMSLRTFDSNDPVKYDFALFGLGVFEKF; this is translated from the coding sequence TCGGATCCTATTCAAATTCCACATTTATTTTCAAAAAAAGAAGATATCGAAATTGCCGGATTTTTAACAGCAATTATTTCCTGGGGAAACCGCAAGATGATCATTAAAAGCGCTTCTAAAATAATGAGATTATTAGATAATACGCCCTATGATTTTGTTATAAACCATTCGGAAAAAGATATAACTCATTTAGAAAGTTTTGTTCATAGAACATTTAATACTACTGATTTACAGTATTTTATAAAATCTTTGCGCAATGTTTATAAAAAATATCAAGGCTTAGAGAACGCCTTTTCGATAAAAGACAATACTACTGATTATAAAACAAGTATTTCTAAGTTTAAACGACTGTTTTTTGAATTACCACACCCCAAGCGAACTCAAAAACATATTTCTGATCCGGAGAAAAATTCAGCTGCAAAACGAATAAATATGTTTTTACGCTGGATGGTTCGGGATGCTTCAATGGGAGTTGATCTTGGCCTCTGGAAAACACATAGCTCTTCTCAGTTATCCTGTCCTTTAGATGTACATTCGGGAAATGTGGCAAGAAAACTCACCATACTGCATAGAAAGCAAAACGACTGGAAAGCCGTATCCGAGCTGGATATGTCTTTAAGAACTTTTGATAGTAATGACCCTGTTAAATACGATTTTGCATTATTTGGATTAGGCGTTTTTGAAAAATTTTAA
- a CDS encoding carboxypeptidase: MKNIFFLFFGTFTFLVYSQDVRIPLDTIVNTNGEVIINGSKVTYKATTGMQPVWDDHGEIIASLYFTYYQRTNDKDKKNRPIIMSFNGGPGSASLWMHIAYTGPKVLKIDDEGNPIQPYGIKDNPYSILDVADIVFVNPVNTGYSKPVVKKGKKLNTSTFFGINADIAYLAGWLNTFITRNNRWESPKYIIGESYGGTRVMGLAAALQNKHWMYLNGVIMVSPADYKILRTGSPLESAINLPYFTAAAWYHNMLSDDLQQKDLLEVLPMAEAYAINTLLPAISKGGFISKEEKDNVAEKISYFSGISKKVILKHNLDLPKNYFWKELLRDKSGYTIGRLDSRYKGLDKKEAGDKPDYNSELTSWLHSFTPAINYYIREHLHFKTDVKYNVFGTVNPWDRRNNNVRENLRKAMAQNPYLKVLIQSGYYDGATTYFNAKYTMWQIDPSGKMKDRFYFKGYRSGHMMYLRNEDLKKANDDLRSFIKASASKGKAAKY, from the coding sequence ATGAAAAACATATTTTTTCTTTTTTTCGGCACTTTCACTTTTTTAGTGTATTCGCAAGATGTAAGAATACCGCTGGATACCATTGTAAATACAAATGGAGAGGTCATTATCAACGGATCAAAAGTTACCTATAAAGCAACAACAGGCATGCAACCGGTATGGGATGATCATGGAGAAATTATTGCCTCTTTGTATTTTACATATTATCAAAGAACCAATGATAAAGACAAAAAAAACCGACCTATTATTATGTCATTTAACGGAGGGCCCGGATCGGCTTCCTTATGGATGCATATTGCATATACCGGCCCAAAAGTTTTAAAAATTGATGATGAAGGAAACCCCATACAACCATACGGGATTAAGGATAATCCTTACTCAATATTAGATGTAGCGGATATCGTTTTTGTAAACCCGGTAAATACGGGGTATTCAAAACCGGTAGTGAAAAAAGGGAAAAAGCTCAATACGTCAACTTTTTTTGGTATCAATGCAGATATTGCATATTTGGCAGGTTGGCTGAATACATTTATCACCCGAAATAACCGGTGGGAATCTCCAAAATATATCATTGGCGAAAGCTATGGAGGTACCAGGGTTATGGGATTGGCAGCAGCATTGCAAAATAAACATTGGATGTATTTAAATGGTGTGATTATGGTATCTCCTGCGGATTATAAAATCTTAAGGACAGGAAGCCCTTTGGAATCTGCCATTAATTTACCTTATTTTACCGCAGCAGCTTGGTATCACAACATGTTATCCGATGATCTGCAACAAAAAGATTTATTAGAAGTTTTGCCCATGGCTGAAGCGTATGCCATTAATACACTACTTCCTGCAATCTCCAAGGGCGGATTTATTTCGAAAGAAGAAAAAGACAATGTTGCGGAAAAAATATCCTATTTCTCCGGAATATCCAAAAAAGTGATTCTGAAACACAATTTAGACCTTCCAAAAAACTATTTCTGGAAAGAGCTTTTGCGTGATAAAAGCGGATATACGATAGGTCGCCTGGATTCTCGGTACAAAGGCTTAGATAAAAAGGAGGCAGGTGATAAGCCGGATTATAATTCGGAACTCACTTCATGGCTCCATTCATTTACGCCGGCAATTAACTATTATATAAGAGAACACTTACATTTTAAGACCGACGTAAAGTATAATGTTTTCGGTACTGTCAATCCCTGGGATCGAAGAAACAATAACGTTAGAGAAAATTTGAGAAAAGCAATGGCTCAAAATCCCTATTTAAAAGTATTGATTCAATCGGGTTATTACGACGGCGCCACTACTTATTTCAATGCAAAATATACCATGTGGCAAATTGACCCAAGTGGAAAAATGAAGGATCGTTTCTATTTTAAAGGATATCGCAGCGGACATATGATGTATTTGCGTAATGAAGATCTTAAAAAAGCAAATGATGATTTGAGGAGTTTTATAAAAGCTAGCGCGTCAAAAGGAAAAGCAGCTAAATATTAA